The proteins below come from a single Serratia fonticola genomic window:
- a CDS encoding VOC family protein: MNKNIVSWFEIYVTDMPRAKKFYEAVFNTRLEKLEAEGMEYLIFPYQEGGEGSGGALVKMAGVPVGAGGTMVYLSCEDCAVEESRIVPNGGEILKEKFAIGENGFISIAKDSEGNVIGLHSMK; this comes from the coding sequence ATGAATAAAAATATCGTTAGCTGGTTTGAAATTTATGTTACTGATATGCCACGAGCAAAGAAATTCTATGAGGCAGTATTCAACACGCGGTTAGAAAAACTGGAAGCCGAGGGCATGGAATACCTAATATTCCCTTACCAGGAAGGTGGGGAAGGGTCTGGCGGCGCACTGGTAAAAATGGCTGGTGTGCCAGTTGGAGCAGGTGGCACCATGGTTTATCTGTCATGTGAGGATTGCGCCGTAGAAGAAAGCCGCATTGTCCCAAACGGCGGTGAAATCCTGAAAGAAAAATTTGCCATCGGCGAAAATGGTTTTATTTCCATCGCCAAAGATAGTGAAGGCAACGTGATTGGCCTGCATTCCATGAAATAA
- a CDS encoding DUF4762 family protein, which translates to MKKLNASEVSNVIGGYVLGCVITYERQITGTGTSAVTVCRRVATCQGKFGDFLTREPADLARCGA; encoded by the coding sequence ATGAAAAAATTAAACGCATCTGAAGTTTCAAATGTTATTGGTGGTTATGTACTTGGTTGTGTTATTACCTATGAGCGTCAAATCACAGGTACCGGTACCTCTGCGGTAACCGTTTGCCGTCGCGTTGCCACCTGCCAAGGCAAGTTCGGTGATTTTTTGACTCGTGAACCAGCCGATCTGGCTCGCTGCGGTGCTTAA
- the feaR gene encoding transcriptional regulator FeaR gives MVVATRLADASFEQWLGQINSACGRFCAKTLAPGFAGAIQEFHTHALRLSVVDAAQTRLYRTRREVEQSDGCHFFTVFQLRGQSVMEQGDRQAVLSAGDITLIDAAQPSSFTYQQGSRQLSLLLPRSYLEQQLRFTDLPCARRIAADNAVAKLSQQLVLGSMQNTQMSRLESEAVLNAVATLLQPALMEQDEGQDSHERIFTRSLAFIDQHIQSEQLRPEWVASEIGVSVRSLYRLFARKGLVVAQYIKNRRLDLCAQVLRQAKERQKLANIGYDWGFTDHSHFSTAFKARFGVSPSAYRKQYL, from the coding sequence ATGGTGGTTGCTACCCGGCTCGCTGATGCCAGTTTTGAACAGTGGTTAGGCCAAATCAATTCTGCCTGTGGCCGGTTTTGTGCCAAAACCCTGGCACCTGGGTTTGCCGGTGCGATCCAGGAGTTCCACACCCATGCATTACGCCTGAGCGTAGTCGATGCTGCCCAGACCCGGCTTTACCGCACCCGCCGCGAAGTAGAGCAAAGTGACGGTTGCCACTTTTTTACCGTATTCCAACTGCGTGGCCAGTCGGTTATGGAGCAGGGCGATCGGCAGGCGGTGCTGTCTGCCGGGGATATCACCCTGATTGACGCCGCGCAGCCCAGCAGCTTTACCTACCAACAGGGTTCCCGCCAGTTATCACTGTTGCTGCCGCGTAGTTATCTCGAGCAGCAGCTGCGTTTTACCGATCTGCCCTGTGCGCGGCGTATTGCCGCCGATAACGCAGTGGCTAAACTCAGCCAGCAGTTAGTGTTGGGCAGTATGCAGAATACGCAGATGAGCCGCCTGGAGAGCGAAGCGGTGCTTAACGCCGTGGCCACCTTGTTACAACCTGCCTTGATGGAGCAAGACGAGGGGCAAGATAGCCATGAGCGCATTTTTACCCGTTCGCTGGCGTTTATCGATCAGCATATTCAGTCCGAACAGCTGCGCCCAGAATGGGTTGCCAGTGAAATCGGCGTCTCCGTGCGTAGCCTGTACCGGCTATTTGCCCGCAAGGGGCTGGTGGTGGCGCAGTACATTAAAAACCGTCGTCTGGATCTCTGCGCCCAGGTTTTGCGCCAGGCCAAGGAGCGGCAAAAGCTGGCCAATATTGGTTATGACTGGGGATTTACCGATCACAGCCATTTCTCCACCGCCTTCAAAGCCCGTTTTGGCGTCTCACCGAGCGCGTACCGCAAGCAGTATCTGTAA
- the tynA gene encoding primary-amine oxidase — protein sequence MVANTTTIKTKRLPAAIALALGLLIGAGWQTAALAHGAAAHMVPLQKTLEEFGASVQWDDYARMFVIVKDGAYVKVKPDSREAIVNGKPLRLQVPVVFKGKTAYMSDEFINEVFQSGLDQTFAVEHRAHPLNPLSAAEINAAVAIIKAAPEYKNNVRFTEISLREPEKSQVWQFVLGGRDVQQPRQADITLLDGVHVIETVVDLQQKKVLSWQPIKDAQGMVLLDDFASVQSIINASKEYAEALKKHGVADPSKVITTPLTVGYFDGKDGLQQDQRLLKVVSYLDVGDGNYWAHPIENLVAVVDLEQKKIIKIEEGPVIPVPMKPTPYDGRDRKAPKIKPLDIIEPEGKNYTITGNTIHWQNWDFHLHLNSRVGPVISTVTYNDNGRKRKVMYEGSLGGMIVPYGDPDVGWYFKAYLDAGDYGMGTLTSPIALGKDAPQNAVLLDETIADYTGKPTAIPRAIAIFERYAGPEYKHQEMGQPNISTERRELVVRWISTVGNYDYIFDWVFHQNGTIGIDAGATGIEAVKGVKARTMQDPTAKQDTQYGTLIDHNIVGTTHQHIYNFRLDMDVDGENNSLVELNPDVKPNDRGGPRTSTMQVDQVKVTTEQQAAQKFDPSTIRLLSNPSRLNKMGNPVSYQLIPYAGGTHPIAKGANFGKDEWIYHRLSFMDRQLWVTRYNPSERYPEGKYPNRSIHDTGLGQYTADNQPIDNTDDVVWLTTGTTHVARAEEWPIMPTEWVHALLKPWNFFDETPTLNLNGQKQQ from the coding sequence ATGGTAGCTAACACAACAACAATCAAAACCAAACGTCTGCCAGCGGCGATTGCGCTGGCGTTAGGCTTGCTGATCGGCGCGGGTTGGCAGACAGCGGCGTTGGCACATGGCGCTGCGGCACACATGGTTCCGCTGCAAAAAACGCTGGAGGAGTTTGGTGCCAGCGTGCAGTGGGATGACTACGCCCGCATGTTCGTTATCGTGAAAGACGGCGCCTATGTGAAGGTCAAACCGGATAGCCGCGAAGCCATCGTTAACGGCAAGCCGCTGAGATTACAGGTGCCGGTGGTGTTCAAGGGTAAAACGGCCTATATGTCCGACGAGTTTATCAACGAAGTGTTCCAATCCGGCCTGGATCAGACCTTTGCGGTGGAACATCGGGCCCATCCGCTAAATCCCTTGAGTGCGGCTGAGATTAACGCGGCGGTCGCTATCATCAAGGCGGCCCCGGAGTATAAAAACAACGTGCGCTTTACCGAAATCTCGCTGCGTGAACCGGAAAAAAGCCAGGTCTGGCAGTTCGTGCTAGGCGGTCGCGACGTACAGCAGCCCCGGCAGGCCGACATCACGCTGCTCGACGGGGTACACGTGATTGAAACCGTGGTCGATCTGCAACAGAAAAAAGTGCTGTCCTGGCAGCCGATCAAAGACGCTCAGGGAATGGTGCTGCTGGATGACTTCGCCAGCGTTCAGAGCATTATCAACGCCAGTAAAGAGTATGCCGAAGCCCTGAAGAAACATGGCGTTGCGGACCCGAGCAAAGTGATCACCACGCCGCTGACCGTTGGCTATTTTGATGGCAAAGATGGCCTGCAACAGGACCAACGCCTGCTGAAAGTGGTCAGCTATCTCGACGTTGGCGATGGCAACTACTGGGCTCATCCGATCGAAAACCTGGTAGCAGTGGTCGACCTCGAACAGAAGAAAATCATCAAAATTGAAGAGGGGCCGGTGATCCCGGTGCCGATGAAGCCAACGCCGTATGACGGACGCGATCGTAAGGCCCCGAAAATCAAACCGTTGGATATTATTGAGCCGGAAGGCAAAAACTACACCATCACCGGCAACACCATCCACTGGCAGAACTGGGATTTCCACCTGCATCTGAATTCCCGCGTCGGGCCGGTGATCTCAACCGTGACCTATAACGATAACGGCCGTAAGCGCAAGGTGATGTATGAAGGGTCGCTGGGCGGCATGATCGTGCCTTATGGCGATCCGGACGTGGGCTGGTATTTCAAAGCCTATCTGGATGCCGGGGATTACGGCATGGGCACGCTAACCTCACCGATTGCTCTTGGCAAAGATGCACCCCAAAACGCGGTGTTGCTGGATGAAACCATCGCCGATTACACCGGCAAGCCGACCGCTATTCCACGGGCCATCGCCATCTTTGAGCGTTACGCCGGGCCGGAGTACAAGCATCAGGAAATGGGGCAGCCGAATATCAGCACCGAACGCCGTGAACTGGTGGTGCGCTGGATCAGTACGGTAGGCAACTACGATTACATCTTCGACTGGGTTTTCCACCAGAACGGCACCATTGGTATCGACGCTGGGGCAACGGGTATCGAAGCGGTGAAAGGGGTGAAAGCCAGAACCATGCAGGATCCGACGGCCAAGCAGGATACGCAATATGGCACGCTAATCGATCACAACATTGTGGGCACCACCCATCAGCACATTTACAACTTCCGGCTGGATATGGATGTGGATGGCGAAAATAACAGCCTGGTAGAGTTGAACCCGGATGTGAAGCCTAACGATCGGGGCGGCCCGCGCACCAGCACCATGCAGGTCGATCAGGTGAAGGTCACCACCGAACAGCAGGCGGCACAGAAATTCGATCCTTCCACCATCCGCTTGCTGAGCAACCCGAGCCGGTTGAACAAGATGGGTAACCCGGTTTCCTATCAGTTGATCCCGTATGCGGGCGGTACGCACCCGATCGCCAAGGGGGCCAATTTTGGCAAGGACGAATGGATTTACCACCGTCTGAGCTTTATGGATCGGCAACTGTGGGTGACCCGCTATAACCCGAGTGAACGCTATCCGGAAGGCAAATACCCGAATCGCTCGATCCACGATACCGGGCTGGGCCAGTACACGGCGGACAATCAGCCGATAGACAACACCGACGACGTGGTCTGGCTCACCACCGGCACCACCCATGTGGCGCGAGCGGAAGAGTGGCCGATTATGCCAACCGAGTGGGTGCACGCCTTGCTCAAACCGTGGAACTTCTTCGATGAAACACCAACGCTGAATCTGAATGGGCAAAAGCAGCAGTAA
- a CDS encoding aldehyde dehydrogenase family protein, translating into MPNVTILDSVVRFLDRQHGLYINGQWQTSQAESRLAVYNPADGKQISCTADANAADVELAVTSAHQAFTAGVWAQRLPAERERILLRFADLVEQHAEELAQLETLEQGKSINISRAFEVGCTLNWMRYTAGLTTKIVGQTLDVSIPMPPGAKYQVYTRKEPISVVAGIVPWNFPLLIGMWKVMPALAAGCSIVIKPSETTPLTLLRIAELASEAGVPPGVFNVVTGKGALCGKALTEHPLIAKVSFTGSTPVGKGIARAAADRLTRVTLELGGKNPAIVLKDADLQQVIEGLMAGSFLNQGQVCAASSRIYIEAPIYDRLVAGFEQAVKSLSVGPGMDGNAQINPLVSKEHRNKVAAYLDDARNKHAELITGAAGPDLQGFYIPPTLVINPDDSLNLAREEVFGPVVNLIRVADAEEALQKANDTDYGLTASLWTTSLQAAMAYTPRIQAGTVWVNTHTLIDANMPFGGFKQSGSGRDFGPDWLDAYTESKSVCIRY; encoded by the coding sequence ATGCCTAATGTGACCATACTGGACAGCGTAGTCCGTTTCCTCGATCGTCAGCACGGCCTGTATATCAACGGCCAATGGCAAACCTCACAGGCCGAATCGCGGTTGGCGGTCTATAACCCAGCCGACGGCAAACAAATCTCCTGCACCGCCGATGCCAACGCCGCCGATGTGGAACTGGCGGTCACCTCGGCCCATCAGGCCTTTACCGCTGGCGTTTGGGCACAGCGCCTACCCGCCGAACGTGAGCGTATTTTACTGCGCTTCGCCGATCTGGTTGAGCAACACGCCGAGGAGTTGGCCCAGTTGGAAACCCTGGAACAGGGGAAATCCATCAACATCTCCCGCGCCTTTGAAGTAGGTTGCACGCTGAACTGGATGCGCTACACCGCTGGGCTGACTACCAAGATCGTCGGCCAAACCCTGGATGTCTCCATTCCGATGCCACCGGGAGCCAAATATCAGGTCTATACCCGCAAGGAGCCAATCAGCGTAGTGGCCGGGATTGTCCCCTGGAACTTCCCGCTGCTGATTGGCATGTGGAAGGTAATGCCAGCCCTGGCCGCAGGCTGTTCCATCGTCATCAAACCGTCTGAAACGACGCCTCTTACCCTGCTGCGTATAGCGGAACTGGCAAGCGAAGCTGGTGTGCCACCGGGCGTGTTTAACGTGGTGACCGGCAAGGGAGCGCTCTGCGGTAAGGCGCTGACGGAACATCCGCTGATCGCCAAAGTGAGCTTTACTGGCTCCACGCCGGTGGGTAAAGGGATCGCACGCGCGGCGGCGGATCGGTTGACCCGCGTCACGTTAGAACTGGGCGGTAAAAACCCGGCCATCGTACTGAAAGATGCCGATCTGCAACAGGTGATCGAAGGGTTGATGGCCGGCAGCTTCCTCAACCAGGGGCAGGTCTGCGCCGCCAGCTCACGTATCTATATCGAAGCACCGATTTACGATCGACTGGTCGCCGGTTTTGAGCAGGCAGTGAAATCGCTTTCTGTCGGGCCGGGGATGGATGGCAACGCCCAGATCAACCCGCTGGTGTCCAAAGAGCACCGCAACAAGGTGGCCGCCTATCTGGATGATGCCCGCAACAAACACGCCGAGTTGATCACCGGTGCCGCCGGGCCTGATTTACAAGGCTTCTATATTCCCCCAACGCTGGTGATCAATCCCGATGACAGCCTGAACCTGGCGCGGGAAGAAGTGTTTGGCCCGGTCGTCAACCTGATCCGCGTAGCGGATGCCGAGGAGGCGCTGCAGAAGGCCAACGATACCGACTATGGCCTGACGGCCAGCCTGTGGACCACCAGCCTGCAAGCGGCGATGGCTTATACGCCACGCATTCAGGCGGGCACAGTGTGGGTCAACACTCATACGTTAATCGACGCCAACATGCCGTTTGGCGGCTTCAAGCAGTCTGGCAGCGGCCGTGATTTCGGCCCGGACTGGTTGGATGCTTATACCGAGTCCAAATCGGTGTGTATTCGTTACTAA
- the tehB gene encoding tellurite resistance methyltransferase TehB — protein sequence MDQQTTQPDNYYTQKYSLTATHSEVLEAAKLIAPGKTLDLGCGSGRNSLYLNLKGFDVTAWDKNAASIAAINQIIATEQLSHISASEQDLNTHRFSGQYDFILSTVVFMFLDRLQIPNIVRNMQDSTVKGGYNLIVAAMDTPDYPCTVPFSFTFKPDELADYYQDWDIIKYNENPGELHRVDAEGNRIKLRFATLLARK from the coding sequence ATGGATCAGCAGACCACCCAGCCAGATAACTACTACACCCAAAAATACTCCCTGACGGCCACCCATTCCGAAGTCCTTGAGGCAGCCAAACTGATCGCGCCCGGCAAGACGCTGGATCTGGGCTGCGGCAGCGGCCGCAATTCGCTGTATCTCAACCTGAAAGGTTTTGATGTCACCGCCTGGGACAAAAACGCTGCGTCGATCGCCGCGATAAACCAGATCATAGCCACCGAGCAGCTTTCACACATCAGTGCCAGCGAGCAGGATCTCAATACTCATCGCTTTAGCGGCCAGTACGACTTTATCCTGTCTACCGTGGTGTTTATGTTCCTGGATCGCCTGCAGATCCCAAACATTGTGCGCAATATGCAAGACAGCACGGTTAAAGGTGGCTACAACCTGATCGTCGCGGCCATGGATACGCCAGATTACCCCTGCACGGTGCCCTTCTCATTCACCTTCAAACCGGATGAGTTAGCAGACTATTATCAGGATTGGGACATCATCAAATATAACGAGAACCCCGGCGAGCTGCACCGCGTAGATGCCGAGGGCAACCGCATCAAACTGCGTTTCGCCACCTTGCTGGCGCGTAAATAG
- a CDS encoding alpha-keto acid decarboxylase family protein has protein sequence MRITIGSFILQQLRALKVDRIYGVPGDYNLALLETIEHDQECEFIGNCNELNAAYAADGYARLKGAGALITTYGVGDLAALSGIAGAYAESAPVICIAGTPPLHAMQGNALLHHSLADGNFDNVMNCFRQFTVAQALITPENAATEIPRVIACAWQRKKPVYLQLPSDICEVEIEVADNPAPYRLPSSDASHLQLASAALLERINRAKRPIILIDQMVERYQLQTQVLALADKFAIPLTNMPTAKCAISENTPGWQSGYNGDLSRPELFELMAQSDCILSFGVRLVDSTTGYFSQQIPEQSVVDIQPFSLKLDNVSYPAVTASELLQALLEKAPATSQPPLKPLSGPQQKLAQPSSEPLDQDYFWQRIRRFIQADDVLVVENGTSGAAIGGMRMPNGVTVVNQPIWGSIGYTLPALLGTMMAAPQRRQLLFIGDGSFQLTAQELSTLLRHEQKPIVFLINNDGYTIERYILGETSSYNDIGSWDYAKLPAVLSPQTQAFCVAVATSQQLEMALEQASRQDQLAFIEVKLPMMDSPPAMKEFCRRCNSFNFGLHNPRRIA, from the coding sequence ATGAGGATCACCATAGGTTCATTCATCCTGCAACAGCTGCGCGCCCTGAAAGTGGATCGCATCTACGGCGTGCCCGGCGATTACAACCTGGCGCTACTGGAAACCATCGAGCATGACCAAGAGTGCGAATTCATTGGCAACTGTAACGAGCTGAACGCCGCTTACGCCGCCGACGGCTATGCCCGCCTCAAAGGCGCTGGGGCGTTGATCACCACCTATGGCGTGGGCGATCTGGCAGCCCTTTCCGGCATTGCCGGAGCCTATGCGGAATCGGCCCCGGTGATTTGCATTGCGGGTACGCCACCGCTGCACGCCATGCAGGGCAATGCGCTGCTGCACCACTCCCTGGCAGACGGCAATTTTGATAACGTGATGAACTGTTTCCGGCAGTTCACCGTGGCGCAGGCGCTCATCACCCCGGAAAATGCCGCAACGGAGATCCCGCGGGTCATCGCCTGCGCCTGGCAACGTAAGAAACCGGTTTATCTGCAGCTCCCCTCAGACATTTGTGAAGTGGAAATTGAGGTTGCCGATAATCCTGCCCCGTATCGCTTACCGAGCAGCGATGCCAGCCATCTTCAGCTTGCCAGCGCAGCCCTGCTCGAACGGATTAACCGTGCTAAACGGCCAATCATCCTGATCGATCAGATGGTCGAACGATATCAACTTCAAACGCAGGTGTTAGCGCTGGCGGATAAATTCGCCATCCCGTTGACCAATATGCCCACGGCAAAATGTGCGATCTCAGAGAACACGCCGGGCTGGCAAAGCGGCTACAACGGCGATCTGTCTCGCCCCGAGTTGTTTGAGCTGATGGCCCAATCAGATTGCATCCTCAGCTTTGGCGTACGCCTGGTGGATTCCACCACCGGCTATTTCAGCCAGCAGATCCCAGAGCAGTCGGTGGTGGATATTCAGCCTTTTTCGCTGAAGCTGGATAACGTTTCCTACCCTGCGGTAACGGCAAGCGAGCTGCTGCAAGCTCTACTGGAGAAAGCTCCTGCCACCAGCCAGCCGCCGCTGAAGCCACTATCCGGACCGCAGCAAAAACTGGCGCAGCCAAGCAGCGAACCGCTCGATCAGGACTATTTCTGGCAGCGGATACGGCGCTTTATTCAGGCGGATGACGTGCTGGTCGTTGAAAATGGCACCTCTGGTGCAGCGATCGGCGGCATGCGAATGCCAAACGGCGTTACCGTGGTCAACCAACCGATTTGGGGGTCGATCGGCTATACCTTACCGGCATTGCTCGGCACGATGATGGCCGCCCCCCAACGGCGGCAGTTGCTGTTTATTGGTGATGGCTCCTTCCAGCTCACCGCCCAGGAGCTCTCAACGCTGTTACGCCATGAGCAAAAGCCGATCGTCTTTCTGATCAATAACGACGGTTACACCATTGAGCGCTATATCCTTGGCGAAACGTCGTCTTATAACGATATCGGCTCGTGGGATTACGCCAAACTCCCGGCGGTGCTAAGCCCGCAGACTCAGGCGTTTTGCGTCGCGGTAGCAACCAGCCAACAGCTGGAGATGGCACTGGAGCAGGCTTCGCGTCAGGACCAGTTGGCGTTTATCGAGGTGAAATTGCCGATGATGGATTCCCCACCGGCGATGAAAGAGTTCTGCCGCCGCTGCAACAGCTTTAACTTTGGGCTGCACAATCCAAGGCGCATTGCCTGA
- a CDS encoding DUF554 domain-containing protein, whose product MVIGPFINGAAILAGGIAGAMLGHRLPERVRLALPMTFGITSMGMGVVLIGKVAHMPVMVLALVLGALLGELCYIERGISRIGGWARNLMAPKGAVREDQKEFLEAYVAIIVLFCASGTGIFGSMHEGMTGDASVLIAKSFLDLFTALIFASTLGLAVALIAVPQLVIQLALAFGAVFILPLTTPAMQADFSAVGGLMMLATGLRICGIKLFPVANMLPALVLAMPISAAWIMFF is encoded by the coding sequence ATGGTTATTGGTCCATTTATTAATGGTGCAGCAATATTGGCCGGGGGTATTGCAGGGGCAATGTTGGGTCATAGGCTGCCGGAGCGGGTGCGCCTGGCATTGCCAATGACCTTTGGTATTACCTCGATGGGGATGGGCGTAGTGCTGATCGGCAAGGTAGCACATATGCCGGTGATGGTATTGGCACTGGTGCTGGGAGCACTGCTTGGCGAGCTTTGCTACATTGAACGAGGCATCAGCCGCATCGGAGGCTGGGCCCGTAATCTGATGGCTCCCAAAGGCGCTGTGAGAGAGGACCAGAAAGAGTTTCTGGAGGCATATGTCGCCATTATCGTGCTGTTCTGCGCCAGCGGCACCGGCATCTTTGGCTCGATGCACGAAGGAATGACCGGGGATGCCAGCGTGCTGATCGCCAAATCTTTCCTCGATCTGTTCACCGCGCTGATTTTTGCTTCCACGCTTGGCCTGGCCGTGGCGCTGATCGCCGTCCCGCAGTTGGTCATCCAGTTAGCGCTGGCGTTTGGCGCCGTGTTCATTTTGCCGCTGACCACACCGGCGATGCAGGCCGATTTCTCTGCCGTTGGCGGGTTAATGATGTTGGCCACCGGCTTGCGCATTTGTGGTATCAAGCTGTTCCCGGTAGCCAATATGCTGCCAGCCTTGGTGTTGGCGATGCCGATTTCGGCGGCCTGGATTATGTTCTTCTGA
- the pagP gene encoding lipid IV(A) palmitoyltransferase PagP, with protein MVVKRILLAGGLALIFPALPSYAEVSAENSNVAHAEEPGWWGRFTGNVAETWNNSPNKELYLPAITWHNRWTYDKEKTDEYNERPWGAGYGISRFDADGDWHAIYLMAFKDSYNKWEPIGGYAYEKIWRPIEGEDFRLGLGFTASVTARDNWKYIPIPAPLPLASIGYKQLTFQATYIPGTYNNGNVFFGWLRWQF; from the coding sequence ATGGTGGTTAAAAGGATCTTGTTAGCCGGGGGGTTGGCGTTGATATTTCCTGCACTGCCTTCCTACGCCGAAGTTAGTGCGGAAAATAGCAATGTCGCGCACGCTGAAGAGCCAGGTTGGTGGGGGCGTTTTACCGGCAACGTGGCGGAAACCTGGAACAACTCGCCTAATAAGGAGCTCTATCTCCCGGCGATCACCTGGCACAACCGCTGGACCTACGACAAGGAAAAGACCGACGAGTACAACGAGCGTCCTTGGGGGGCTGGCTATGGCATCTCACGGTTTGATGCCGATGGTGATTGGCACGCGATCTACCTGATGGCGTTCAAGGACTCTTACAACAAGTGGGAGCCGATCGGTGGTTATGCCTATGAGAAGATCTGGCGGCCGATTGAAGGGGAGGATTTCCGTCTGGGGCTTGGGTTTACCGCCAGCGTGACCGCTCGTGACAACTGGAAATATATCCCGATCCCCGCGCCGCTACCGTTGGCGTCAATTGGTTATAAGCAACTGACTTTCCAGGCCACCTATATTCCGGGTACCTACAACAACGGTAACGTGTTCTTCGGCTGGTTACGCTGGCAGTTCTGA
- a CDS encoding DUF2501 domain-containing protein yields the protein MNTKHRLLLALSLTTVMATGSAQAAGLMDSLSSAATELSKSGGSTSNGGMSLSSLSGLLNGGDKALSSSSMTNAAGILQYCVQNNVLSANGTEAVKDQLLNKLGITSTANANSEDYQQGLGGLLNTGKGNTLDLNSLGTSQITEKVKQKACDLVLKQGMSFIS from the coding sequence ATGAATACCAAACATCGCTTATTGTTGGCCCTGAGCTTGACCACGGTAATGGCTACGGGCAGTGCCCAGGCCGCCGGGTTGATGGACTCCCTCAGCAGTGCCGCCACAGAACTGAGCAAATCGGGTGGCAGCACCAGCAACGGCGGCATGTCGCTGTCTTCGCTTAGCGGATTACTCAACGGCGGTGATAAAGCATTGAGCTCTTCCAGCATGACCAACGCCGCAGGGATCTTGCAGTACTGCGTGCAGAATAACGTCCTGTCGGCGAACGGCACCGAAGCGGTGAAAGACCAACTGTTGAATAAACTGGGTATCACCAGCACGGCCAATGCCAACAGTGAAGATTATCAGCAAGGTCTGGGTGGCCTGTTGAATACCGGCAAGGGCAACACGCTGGATCTCAATAGCCTTGGCACCTCGCAAATCACCGAGAAGGTGAAGCAGAAAGCCTGCGATCTGGTGCTGAAACAGGGCATGTCCTTTATTTCCTGA
- a CDS encoding putative hemolysin — MNKMLILSLFASVALLQGCTVKTNDDAPAPPKVIGMANPADVYCSQIGGKLNPKQNAQGQYSTCTLPDGQEIESWELFRRDHPVKK, encoded by the coding sequence ATGAACAAGATGCTGATACTTTCTCTTTTCGCTAGTGTGGCTTTGTTACAGGGGTGTACGGTGAAAACCAATGATGATGCGCCTGCGCCGCCAAAGGTGATTGGCATGGCAAATCCGGCAGATGTGTATTGCAGCCAGATTGGCGGCAAGCTTAACCCCAAGCAGAATGCTCAGGGGCAGTATTCCACCTGCACCTTGCCTGATGGGCAAGAGATTGAAAGTTGGGAGCTGTTCCGCCGCGACCACCCAGTGAAAAAATAA
- a CDS encoding DeoR/GlpR family DNA-binding transcription regulator: MSKLLPNERHQAILVTLQQQGRVLAIEMAAQLHTTEATIRRDLRQLAAQNLCKRIYGGALALTPAGGYLAERVEISGDEKHRLAQAALALIQSGQVIFLDAGSTYLYLADLLPRDRQLTVVTNALSVASRLLERPGIRTIMIGGEVDAEIGGSVDAKALAEIASFRFDIAFTGVCAYDPDSGFTALRYQEAQFKKQMLARAGNVAVLCTRDKFNTYAPYTLMPASQVDYLVIARGGHTQLEQQVTLSGGNVLYIPADDGE, from the coding sequence ATGTCAAAACTGCTGCCTAATGAACGCCACCAGGCCATCCTTGTCACCTTGCAACAGCAGGGGCGAGTGCTGGCGATCGAAATGGCGGCGCAACTGCATACCACCGAGGCCACCATCCGCCGCGATCTGCGCCAACTCGCGGCGCAAAACCTGTGCAAACGGATCTATGGTGGTGCGTTGGCGCTCACGCCTGCCGGTGGCTATTTGGCCGAGCGGGTTGAGATTAGTGGCGATGAAAAACATCGGCTGGCCCAGGCAGCCTTGGCTCTGATCCAGAGCGGGCAGGTGATCTTTCTCGATGCGGGTAGCACCTATCTTTACCTGGCCGATCTGCTGCCCCGCGATCGGCAACTCACCGTGGTGACCAATGCGCTAAGCGTGGCCAGTCGCTTGCTGGAACGCCCCGGGATCCGCACCATTATGATTGGCGGTGAGGTGGATGCAGAAATTGGCGGCAGCGTCGATGCCAAGGCATTGGCCGAGATTGCCTCGTTTCGTTTCGACATCGCCTTCACCGGCGTCTGTGCTTACGATCCCGACAGTGGCTTTACCGCACTGCGCTATCAGGAGGCGCAGTTCAAGAAGCAGATGCTGGCACGTGCTGGCAACGTCGCGGTGCTGTGTACCCGTGACAAGTTCAATACCTACGCGCCTTATACGCTAATGCCCGCCAGCCAGGTCGATTATCTGGTGATTGCCCGTGGCGGCCATACGCAACTCGAACAGCAGGTCACTCTCAGCGGTGGCAACGTGCTGTATATTCCCGCAGATGATGGAGAGTGA